The following coding sequences are from one Parabacteroides pacaensis window:
- a CDS encoding S41 family peptidase — MKEVIIKKIGTQRPILLSARIPVKCLSLLTSLVNCVVKKKAYQKRHSVTLLFLLLFCSVSIHADSDLWLWPIEGQKAGDNILYQPQTYIGDEHVFYNLFIGAPYGAVVVAPVDGTIISFGLHYSYSLTWCRGISIERSKSFEERAREMAPQIGKNCDPKFINYMIGIKLADGRKMYISGLKADREFKTGEKIKRGEKIGTVHYSYKKVNEPSINLSVDKRGGGVDDPMTPFGIKTSFIPPQARKPVTKVTAEEAKEDFNILIDAFIECYPSLDDLISREELETYRQRTLKTFTGTMPILDFYKVMEKTCALLHDSHLNLYPLENDLRKQRYADIELARCGDDIVVFSTTPDFEKYVRRKVTAIDGISADSVLRHTARFARDYDAQVEDYIKYYQAGELTRCYLNYFDSASPEGNFTVTFDDGETLAVKSHSLRKGSSNPILTWNYVYTSLINRYPGSNYLLKKLNDSTAYIGLSTFQLTEKEVEEVRDFIAGQQHTPHMIIDVRNNRGGDGEVLTKILSYLSDKPYAETEGYSKVNKRGNFRSFKYALNYQPQMEDIFGEEHQPVEGKDGLYAFHGVSRITPDSAVQYSGKLYVLINEMSCSAATLLPAIIMRSHRGVLVGRETRTAYHYMTALKFADICLPHSHITWHIPLVKCVFDQTENTRIPYGRGVIPDYCVPLTKDEIFIHNDGILERALKLIADGEYLGDNPFVEKAMAQNEMLPFELWIGGTILLCLVIILKRNVKSKRRQPDISPDQSF, encoded by the coding sequence ATGAAAGAAGTAATTATTAAAAAAATCGGTACACAACGGCCCATATTATTGAGTGCTAGGATACCGGTAAAGTGTTTGAGTTTACTTACCTCCCTGGTAAATTGCGTAGTGAAAAAAAAGGCGTATCAAAAACGCCATTCTGTAACTCTCTTATTCCTTCTGTTATTTTGTAGTGTATCCATCCATGCGGATTCCGATCTGTGGCTGTGGCCTATAGAAGGGCAGAAGGCCGGCGACAACATTCTTTATCAACCACAAACTTACATTGGTGACGAGCATGTCTTTTACAATCTTTTTATCGGTGCTCCTTATGGGGCTGTAGTCGTTGCTCCGGTCGATGGTACTATAATCTCATTTGGTTTACATTATAGCTATTCTCTTACTTGGTGTCGAGGTATCTCTATCGAACGGAGTAAAAGTTTCGAGGAACGCGCTCGAGAGATGGCCCCTCAAATCGGTAAAAACTGCGATCCTAAATTTATAAACTATATGATTGGGATAAAGCTTGCCGACGGTAGGAAAATGTACATATCAGGTCTTAAAGCAGACCGCGAATTTAAGACCGGAGAGAAAATCAAACGAGGTGAAAAGATTGGTACGGTACACTATTCCTACAAAAAAGTAAATGAACCTTCTATAAATTTGAGTGTAGACAAACGTGGAGGTGGGGTAGATGATCCGATGACTCCCTTTGGTATTAAGACGTCATTTATTCCTCCCCAAGCCAGGAAACCGGTAACGAAAGTAACGGCAGAGGAAGCAAAAGAAGATTTCAATATTTTAATTGATGCTTTTATTGAGTGCTATCCTTCGCTCGATGATCTTATTTCTCGTGAAGAACTGGAAACATATAGGCAGCGTACGCTCAAAACCTTTACCGGAACCATGCCTATCCTGGACTTTTACAAGGTCATGGAAAAAACTTGTGCTTTATTACATGATTCACACCTTAATCTTTATCCCTTGGAAAACGACCTGCGTAAGCAGCGTTATGCGGATATTGAACTAGCCCGTTGTGGCGACGATATTGTAGTTTTTTCAACAACTCCGGATTTTGAAAAATACGTACGCCGTAAAGTGACGGCGATAGATGGTATTTCTGCCGATTCGGTATTACGTCATACCGCTCGTTTTGCCAGAGACTATGATGCCCAAGTCGAGGATTATATAAAATACTATCAAGCCGGCGAGCTTACGCGGTGTTATCTGAACTACTTCGATTCAGCCTCACCGGAAGGAAATTTTACTGTCACTTTTGATGATGGTGAAACACTTGCTGTGAAGAGCCATTCTTTGCGCAAAGGTTCATCCAACCCTATATTGACATGGAACTATGTGTATACTTCTCTGATAAATCGTTACCCTGGCTCAAACTACTTACTTAAAAAGCTCAATGATTCGACTGCTTACATAGGTCTTTCTACTTTCCAGCTTACTGAAAAAGAGGTGGAAGAAGTACGTGATTTTATTGCCGGGCAGCAACATACGCCTCACATGATAATAGATGTGCGTAATAATCGTGGTGGCGACGGTGAGGTGCTGACAAAAATATTGTCGTATTTAAGCGATAAACCTTATGCCGAGACCGAGGGATACAGCAAAGTGAACAAGCGCGGTAATTTCCGCTCATTTAAATATGCGCTGAACTATCAACCGCAAATGGAAGATATATTCGGGGAAGAACATCAGCCGGTAGAAGGCAAGGATGGACTTTATGCTTTCCATGGAGTGAGCCGTATTACTCCGGATTCGGCAGTACAATATAGTGGTAAACTTTATGTGTTGATAAACGAAATGTCATGTTCTGCGGCTACTTTGTTACCGGCTATTATTATGCGTTCGCACCGTGGCGTGCTTGTAGGACGTGAAACACGAACAGCCTATCATTATATGACGGCCCTTAAATTTGCAGATATATGCTTGCCTCATTCCCACATTACTTGGCATATCCCTTTGGTTAAGTGTGTATTCGATCAGACGGAAAATACCAGGATTCCTTATGGCCGCGGTGTGATACCGGACTATTGTGTGCCACTTACTAAAGATGAAATATTTATCCATAATGATGGCATTCTCGAACGAGCTTTAAAACTTATTGCTGATGGGGAATATTTAGGCGATAATCCGTTTGTTGAAAAAGCTATGGCTCAGAATGAAATGCTCCCTTTTGAGCTATGGATAGGGGGAACTATTCTTTTGTGCCTCGTCATTATTCTAAAACGCAACGTTAAAAGTAAACGCAGGCAACCGGATATTTCTCCGGATCAATCATTTTAG
- a CDS encoding sulfatase-like hydrolase/transferase, with product MNKTVLLLTACSSLIHTPDLAAQKQKPHIVIIYTDDMGIGDLSCYNSGWVTTPNIDKLASQGLKFNHYYTASPVSSPSRVGLITGIYPTEWGINTYLHTRKGNANCEQFDYLDSSAPTLAKSLKEAGYATAHIGKWHMGGGRDVDNAPQIPEYGFDEYVTTYEGPAPDPLITASNWIWSEKDSIRRWERTSYFVDKTLDFLSSHKDTPCFVNFWPDDMHTPWVPEAKYYKNQKSWNKKENFVAVLREYDRQIGRLIDGINKLAMTENTILIFTSDNGALPTFDGIRVNGRRGSKISLFEGGLNMPFIIRWPGKIKAGEIDDESVINAVDLYPSLCAITGAKLLKGYNYSGEDMSKALLGIKPQKRSKDMMWDFGRNRFFSKPPQPYNQSSHLAIRHKDWKLLVNSDGSRLELYDIKKDPNETTNIADKHPELCSKLSKKVIDWYFTKRKIREK from the coding sequence ATGAATAAAACAGTTTTACTACTCACAGCTTGCAGCAGTCTAATCCATACCCCGGATCTGGCTGCCCAGAAACAAAAGCCTCATATCGTCATTATCTATACCGACGATATGGGAATAGGCGACTTATCATGCTATAACAGCGGCTGGGTCACTACGCCTAATATAGACAAATTAGCTTCGCAAGGATTAAAGTTCAACCATTATTATACGGCATCGCCCGTCAGTTCACCTTCACGGGTAGGGCTTATCACCGGTATATATCCTACGGAGTGGGGTATAAATACCTACCTACATACCCGAAAAGGAAATGCAAATTGTGAACAGTTCGATTACCTGGATAGCTCCGCTCCTACCTTGGCCAAATCGTTGAAGGAAGCAGGCTACGCCACGGCGCACATAGGGAAATGGCACATGGGCGGAGGCCGTGATGTAGACAATGCGCCTCAAATACCGGAATACGGGTTCGATGAATATGTCACAACGTATGAAGGCCCTGCCCCCGACCCGTTGATCACTGCTTCTAATTGGATATGGAGTGAAAAAGACAGTATCCGGCGGTGGGAACGCACTTCTTATTTTGTGGATAAAACCCTCGATTTCTTATCCAGCCATAAAGATACTCCTTGTTTTGTCAATTTCTGGCCGGACGATATGCACACTCCTTGGGTTCCGGAAGCTAAATACTACAAGAACCAGAAGTCATGGAATAAAAAAGAAAACTTTGTCGCCGTATTACGGGAATATGACAGGCAGATAGGCAGATTAATCGATGGGATAAACAAACTGGCGATGACAGAAAATACGATTCTCATTTTTACAAGCGACAACGGGGCTCTTCCTACCTTCGATGGGATTAGGGTAAACGGCCGGAGAGGATCGAAAATCAGTTTGTTCGAAGGGGGATTGAATATGCCTTTTATTATTCGTTGGCCCGGTAAGATCAAAGCGGGTGAGATTGACGATGAAAGTGTGATAAATGCGGTAGACCTTTATCCTTCCTTGTGTGCTATTACGGGAGCTAAACTATTGAAAGGCTATAATTACAGCGGGGAAGATATGAGTAAAGCCCTTTTGGGTATAAAGCCACAAAAACGCTCGAAAGATATGATGTGGGATTTCGGACGGAACCGTTTCTTCAGCAAGCCTCCTCAACCGTATAATCAAAGCTCACACCTGGCTATCCGGCACAAAGATTGGAAACTTTTGGTAAATTCCGACGGGAGTCGTTTGGAATTATATGATATAAAGAAAGATCCGAACGAAACAACTAACATAGCTGATAAACATCCGGAACTCTGTTCGAAACTAAGCAAAAAGGTGATAGATTGGTACTTTACTAAACGGAAAATCCGAGAGAAATAA
- a CDS encoding S41 family peptidase — protein sequence MKKYKFILLAVLSLVLAPTLTAQKKFPGYEERIYSLSLIWKELHYSFAFPENLKRANLDSLYIAYLPKMKQVTNNYEYYRTLSSFMAHFNDAHTRIFCPSRPDDLPSVTTTNFGEKVVVSNIAKNMADKIPVGSQIIQVNNIPVVEYIKDSIYPYISAATPHWKFDKAVTEMFYGKPGSTLSITIRTPKGKEREVKMIRNYNTNSAKEMMADTTHLPPIVIKIIDKNIGYIQLNSFMYPYIKPIYSKFYQHLEQLRKCEGLIIDVRGNRGGSDQAWENIAYYLIPESQSHFQVPVKCFSRKHIPTYKMWGEYNPQFKDYYSDEAMEEIKHPPYTNKLRDSLKLHQPLVILSGQYVGSAAEDFLLTIKGNRQATIVGGPSVGCMGEPTFISLPGAYEVMMCIKKYVNLDGSQPNVTGVLPDIEVEKDYSAYLKGKDNQLERALEEVRELIGKGKR from the coding sequence ATGAAAAAATACAAATTTATACTCCTAGCCGTTTTGAGCCTCGTACTGGCTCCTACACTTACAGCACAAAAAAAGTTTCCCGGTTATGAAGAAAGAATATATTCTTTATCGCTTATCTGGAAAGAATTGCATTATTCTTTTGCTTTTCCTGAAAATTTAAAACGAGCCAATCTCGACAGCCTTTATATAGCTTATTTGCCTAAAATGAAACAGGTAACTAATAATTATGAATATTATCGTACATTGAGTTCTTTTATGGCACATTTTAATGATGCCCATACCCGTATCTTTTGCCCTTCTCGTCCGGATGATTTGCCGTCTGTAACAACCACTAACTTCGGGGAAAAAGTGGTAGTAAGTAATATTGCGAAAAACATGGCTGATAAAATCCCAGTAGGAAGCCAAATTATTCAAGTAAATAATATTCCGGTAGTGGAATATATAAAAGATTCCATCTATCCTTATATCAGTGCAGCTACTCCCCATTGGAAATTTGACAAAGCTGTAACAGAAATGTTCTACGGGAAACCCGGATCCACGCTTTCCATAACGATAAGAACACCTAAAGGGAAAGAAAGGGAGGTAAAAATGATACGTAATTATAATACGAACAGTGCCAAAGAAATGATGGCGGATACCACCCATCTACCTCCTATAGTAATCAAAATTATAGATAAAAATATCGGATATATACAACTAAATTCTTTTATGTACCCTTATATTAAACCCATATATTCCAAGTTCTACCAACATTTGGAACAATTAAGAAAATGCGAGGGATTAATTATCGATGTCCGCGGAAATAGAGGGGGATCCGACCAAGCATGGGAAAATATCGCTTACTACTTAATTCCCGAATCCCAATCTCATTTTCAAGTGCCGGTAAAATGTTTCTCCCGGAAACATATTCCTACTTATAAGATGTGGGGAGAATATAATCCGCAATTCAAGGATTATTATTCAGACGAAGCAATGGAAGAAATCAAACATCCTCCTTATACAAACAAATTGAGGGATTCTTTAAAATTACATCAACCGTTAGTTATTTTATCAGGACAATACGTAGGATCGGCCGCTGAAGATTTTTTACTAACCATCAAAGGAAACCGGCAGGCAACTATAGTAGGAGGCCCGAGTGTAGGATGTATGGGTGAACCCACGTTCATTTCTTTGCCCGGCGCATACGAGGTAATGATGTGCATCAAGAAATATGTAAACTTGGATGGTTCCCAACCGAATGTAACCGGAGTACTACCTGATATAGAAGTTGAAAAAGATTATAGCGCTTATCTGAAAGGAAAAGATAATCAGTTAGAACGAGCTCTTGAAGAAGTACGGGAATTAATCGGGAAAGGGAAGAGATAA
- a CDS encoding glycoside hydrolase family 88 protein: MFACHPNSEKESLSQVIDKGLSAAMEQALLMAKELENRQGALPRTIDKNGKLETSNYGWWCSGFFPGELWYLYENKPSPELKRYAEMYTQRVEAAKDLTNTHDVGFMINCSYGNGYRLTKNPSYKNVLITAANSLCTRYDSVIGAIRSWDFNKKVWQYPVIIDNMMNLELLTWTSKATGDERYKNIAETHADVTLKNHFRDNYSCYHVVSYDMITGIPHAKQTHQGAADESAWARGQAWALYGYTMMYRETGKPEYLEQAKHIATFVMNHPSLPEDKVPYWDFDAPDIPNTPRDASSAAIMASALIELSQMDSSDFGKQCLALAEQQIRSLTSLEYLAEKGTNGNFILKHSTGSLPGNSEVDVPLTYADYYYVEALLRMKKILK, encoded by the coding sequence ATGTTTGCTTGTCATCCTAATTCGGAAAAGGAATCTTTATCCCAAGTAATCGATAAAGGCTTGTCGGCTGCGATGGAGCAAGCCCTTTTGATGGCAAAAGAATTGGAAAACCGGCAGGGAGCTTTGCCGCGGACGATTGATAAGAACGGAAAATTGGAAACGAGTAATTACGGTTGGTGGTGTTCCGGTTTTTTCCCGGGAGAGCTTTGGTATTTGTATGAAAATAAGCCCTCTCCCGAATTAAAAAGGTATGCGGAAATGTATACCCAGCGGGTAGAAGCTGCCAAAGATCTTACCAATACCCATGATGTAGGGTTTATGATTAATTGCAGTTATGGAAACGGCTACCGGCTTACAAAAAATCCTTCTTACAAAAATGTCCTTATTACGGCAGCTAACTCTTTGTGTACACGTTATGACTCAGTGATAGGTGCTATCCGCTCTTGGGATTTTAACAAAAAAGTATGGCAATATCCGGTGATTATTGATAATATGATGAACCTTGAATTGTTAACCTGGACATCGAAAGCTACGGGAGATGAACGATATAAGAATATTGCCGAAACCCATGCGGATGTTACGTTGAAAAATCATTTCCGGGATAATTATAGTTGTTACCATGTAGTTTCCTACGACATGATTACTGGTATTCCTCATGCAAAACAAACTCATCAAGGAGCTGCGGATGAATCTGCATGGGCACGGGGTCAGGCATGGGCACTTTACGGTTATACGATGATGTACCGTGAAACCGGAAAACCTGAATATCTGGAACAAGCCAAGCATATCGCTACTTTTGTGATGAATCATCCGTCACTTCCGGAAGATAAGGTACCTTATTGGGATTTTGATGCCCCGGATATTCCTAATACTCCCCGGGATGCCTCGTCGGCTGCTATTATGGCATCAGCTTTAATTGAATTAAGCCAGATGGATTCAAGTGATTTCGGGAAACAATGCTTGGCTTTGGCTGAACAGCAAATCCGGTCGTTAACTTCTCTGGAATATTTAGCAGAGAAAGGAACCAACGGTAATTTCATTTTAAAGCATTCTACAGGAAGTTTGCCGGGAAATTCGGAAGTAGATGTTCCTTTAACCTATGCCGATTATTATTATGTGGAAGCATTATTGCGTATGAAAAAGATATTGAAATAA
- a CDS encoding MgtC/SapB family protein codes for MEWNFVVRLVVAGMMGIAIGLEREYRAKEAGFRTHFLVSLGSALIMIVSQHGFGDVVGKPGIGLDPSRVAAQVVSGIGFIGVGTIILQKNFVRGLTTAAGLWATAGIGLAIGGGMYWIGVAATILVLIGLEALNYIFKSLGLRSFLLVFTTPEKESVKKIIDNINRKGYMIINYTLDREEGDIKKYRVSVVIKAKGPTNENHLLLYLQQMSDVTVERLE; via the coding sequence ATGGAATGGAATTTTGTAGTAAGGTTGGTTGTTGCGGGAATGATGGGAATTGCTATTGGCCTGGAACGTGAATATAGAGCGAAAGAAGCCGGCTTTCGTACTCATTTTCTGGTGTCATTGGGTAGTGCATTGATTATGATTGTTTCCCAGCATGGTTTTGGTGATGTGGTAGGAAAACCGGGAATAGGATTAGATCCTAGCCGTGTCGCTGCCCAGGTAGTAAGTGGAATCGGATTTATAGGAGTGGGAACTATTATTCTTCAAAAAAATTTTGTGCGGGGGCTGACCACGGCTGCCGGATTATGGGCTACGGCCGGTATCGGATTAGCTATCGGCGGTGGCATGTACTGGATAGGAGTAGCTGCTACCATTTTAGTCTTAATAGGGTTAGAAGCCTTAAATTATATATTTAAAAGTTTGGGGTTAAGAAGCTTTTTACTCGTATTTACTACCCCAGAGAAAGAATCGGTAAAAAAGATCATCGATAATATAAATCGAAAAGGCTACATGATTATTAATTATACACTCGACCGGGAAGAAGGAGATATAAAAAAGTACCGGGTCTCGGTAGTAATCAAGGCAAAAGGACCCACGAACGAAAACCACTTATTGTTATATCTCCAACAAATGTCGGATGTTACTGTTGAAAGATTAGAATAA
- a CDS encoding response regulator transcription factor produces the protein MATTKILVVDDEEDLCEILKFNLETDGYEVDTAFSAEEALKKDLTSYNLLLLDVMMGEISGFKMANILKKNEATTHIPIIFLTAKDTENDLLTGFNLGADDYISKPFSIREVLARVKAVVRRTEKKPVGKENELLQYETLALDVKRIKATVGNEEIPLTKKEFEILKLLLENKGSVFSRDEILSRIWKEEVYVLDRTIDVNITRLRKKIGPYGKNIVTRLGFGYCFEN, from the coding sequence ATGGCAACTACCAAGATTCTTGTTGTGGACGATGAGGAAGATTTGTGTGAAATCCTAAAGTTTAATTTAGAGACAGATGGCTATGAGGTAGACACTGCTTTCAGTGCGGAAGAAGCACTAAAGAAAGATCTTACTTCTTATAATCTTTTACTTCTCGATGTAATGATGGGAGAAATATCCGGTTTTAAAATGGCAAATATCCTCAAGAAGAATGAAGCGACGACTCATATTCCCATTATTTTCCTCACGGCAAAAGACACGGAAAATGATTTGCTTACCGGATTTAATCTGGGTGCCGACGATTATATCTCAAAGCCTTTCTCTATCCGGGAAGTTTTAGCCCGTGTAAAAGCAGTAGTTAGACGTACGGAAAAGAAACCTGTGGGGAAAGAAAACGAATTGTTACAATATGAAACTTTAGCGTTGGATGTCAAAAGAATAAAAGCAACAGTAGGTAACGAAGAAATCCCCCTTACTAAAAAAGAATTCGAGATATTGAAGCTTTTGCTAGAAAACAAAGGAAGTGTATTTTCCCGGGATGAGATTCTTTCCCGGATATGGAAAGAGGAAGTATATGTATTAGACCGTACTATCGACGTAAATATTACCAGGCTTAGAAAGAAAATAGGACCTTACGGAAAGAATATTGTAACGCGCTTGGGCTTCGGATATTGTTTTGAAAATTAA
- a CDS encoding sensor histidine kinase: MHIERDKKSRISFSQRLFWSVFAMFLGFTICFLIFQYQREKEFAQEKLNTILGNYNYQLYNRLKGQSDYTTGVREFIDEIPQKELRVTIISPAGKVLFDNTGDVDIHDFNNHNDRSEVRKAKMYKEGFAIRESTTLGKKFFYSATLINGYIYRSALPYDTYVKGILSIDNDFIYFLALMTLIFFFVLSRFTFSIGKTIAKLRDFASHVENDKALGTTYVFPDDELGDISQNIVTLYHKQQVAQEELWLERDKIIKHFKYSKEGFAMFTANGKEILSNILFIQIANFISDTQIKQPEETLEKVKELFPIQQFLQSNIHNKTRKRKVLRETVTIDKNGKIFLVECILFLDNSYELAINDITRQEEETRMKRQLTQNVAHELKTPVSSIQGYLETILSNPDLPVEKKQFFLERCYTQSTRLAGLLRDISVLNRLDEASGLFDLTDVNLTKLINEIRKECSKEMEEKRITVKSSLPENPTIYGNYSLLYSIFRNLFDNALAYAGEGIQITIHCYREDPSFYYFSFSDNGVGVPDEHINRLFERFYRVDKGRSRKIGGTGLGLSIVKNGVNFHKGQISAKNRPEGGLEILFTLKKKL, translated from the coding sequence ATGCATATCGAAAGAGATAAGAAAAGTAGGATATCTTTCAGCCAAAGATTATTCTGGTCTGTTTTTGCTATGTTTTTAGGATTTACTATATGTTTTCTTATCTTCCAATATCAGCGGGAAAAAGAATTTGCCCAAGAAAAACTGAACACCATTTTAGGTAATTATAATTATCAATTATATAACCGGTTAAAAGGTCAAAGCGATTATACGACAGGTGTGCGGGAATTTATTGACGAAATTCCTCAGAAAGAATTGCGGGTTACTATCATCTCTCCTGCCGGAAAAGTGCTATTTGATAACACCGGGGATGTGGATATCCATGATTTTAATAATCACAATGACCGGAGCGAAGTCCGTAAAGCCAAAATGTATAAAGAAGGATTTGCTATACGCGAATCGACTACACTAGGCAAAAAGTTTTTTTATTCAGCCACTCTTATCAACGGATATATTTATCGTTCTGCTCTGCCTTATGATACTTACGTAAAAGGTATTTTGTCCATAGATAATGATTTTATATATTTTCTCGCATTAATGACGCTTATTTTTTTCTTTGTCCTTTCCCGTTTTACTTTTAGTATAGGAAAAACAATCGCCAAACTACGCGATTTTGCTTCTCATGTAGAAAATGACAAAGCCCTCGGAACAACCTATGTATTTCCGGATGACGAGTTAGGAGATATCTCACAAAATATTGTTACGCTGTATCATAAACAACAAGTCGCTCAAGAAGAATTATGGTTGGAACGGGACAAAATCATCAAACACTTTAAATATTCTAAAGAAGGGTTTGCCATGTTTACCGCTAACGGGAAAGAGATCCTTTCTAATATCCTTTTTATTCAAATTGCCAATTTTATTTCTGATACGCAAATCAAACAACCGGAAGAAACTCTCGAAAAGGTAAAAGAACTATTCCCTATCCAACAATTCTTACAAAGTAACATCCATAATAAAACTCGAAAAAGGAAAGTATTACGGGAAACGGTAACAATAGATAAAAATGGAAAGATCTTCTTAGTGGAATGTATCTTGTTTTTAGACAACAGTTATGAATTGGCAATCAATGATATTACCCGGCAAGAGGAAGAAACTAGAATGAAGCGTCAGCTTACTCAGAATGTAGCCCATGAACTGAAAACGCCGGTTAGCAGCATACAGGGATATTTAGAAACTATTTTATCCAACCCGGATCTTCCAGTAGAAAAGAAACAATTCTTTTTGGAACGTTGCTATACCCAAAGCACGCGTTTAGCAGGGTTATTGCGTGATATATCCGTATTGAACCGTTTAGATGAGGCTTCCGGTTTGTTTGACCTGACAGATGTAAACCTTACTAAACTGATAAATGAAATACGGAAAGAATGCTCGAAAGAAATGGAAGAAAAACGGATCACTGTCAAAAGTTCTCTTCCCGAAAATCCTACTATATACGGAAATTATTCCCTGCTTTATTCTATTTTCCGTAATCTTTTTGATAATGCCCTTGCGTATGCCGGCGAAGGAATTCAAATTACTATTCATTGTTATCGGGAAGACCCTTCGTTTTATTACTTTAGTTTTTCCGATAATGGAGTGGGTGTACCGGATGAACATATCAACCGCTTATTTGAACGTTTTTACCGGGTAGATAAAGGACGAAGCCGTAAAATAGGAGGAACAGGATTAGGATTATCTATTGTAAAGAACGGCGTAAATTTTCATAAAGGCCAAATTTCTGCTAAAAACAGGCCCGAAGGCGGATTAGAAATACTTTTTACCTTAAAGAAGAAACTATAA
- a CDS encoding Gfo/Idh/MocA family protein — protein MENTRRSFLKKMTVAGLGTAGLALNGNAAASTVVTDAPESKKKKPAGKDDGKLRFGFIGTGSRCHEHINNVLSIDGNKIVAICDIQQGPIERTLKHIANFNVPAPKVYTGSDRAFEQMLNNEEFDCVIIASPWEWHVPMSVAAMKAGVPYVGVEVSAANSLEECWDLVNVSEATGSHLNIMENVCYRRDVMAALRMVREGLFGEILHCRCGYEHDLREVKFNDGQHYNYVPGSGDLRMGPTAFAEAQWRTNHSVRRNGDIYPTHGAGPVAHCVNINRGNRFISLTSMATQTRGLHKFIVDNGGENHPLAKVRFNLGDIVTTQIKCANGETILVTHDTNSPRPYSLGFRVQGTEGLWMNDGDNVYIQGKSKPHRWDNSEEWFKKYDHKLWSSLEARAAEAGHGGMDFIMMYDLIDCIRNKKPAPMDCYDAAAWSAISPLSEMSIARGGALVDFPDFTRGQWIHRQDAFAL, from the coding sequence ATGGAAAACACTCGTCGTTCATTCCTTAAGAAAATGACTGTAGCCGGATTAGGTACTGCCGGCCTTGCCTTGAATGGAAATGCCGCTGCATCCACTGTCGTTACAGATGCACCTGAATCTAAAAAAAAGAAACCTGCCGGTAAAGATGACGGTAAGTTGCGGTTCGGTTTTATCGGAACAGGTTCCCGCTGCCATGAACACATTAACAATGTTTTGTCTATCGATGGAAATAAGATTGTGGCTATTTGCGATATTCAACAGGGCCCGATAGAAAGAACATTGAAGCACATTGCCAATTTTAATGTACCTGCTCCTAAAGTTTATACCGGAAGTGACCGCGCTTTTGAACAAATGTTGAATAATGAAGAATTCGACTGTGTTATTATCGCTAGTCCGTGGGAATGGCATGTTCCCATGTCGGTTGCTGCCATGAAAGCAGGAGTTCCTTATGTTGGTGTAGAGGTTTCTGCTGCCAATTCATTAGAAGAATGTTGGGATCTGGTAAATGTTTCCGAAGCTACGGGAAGCCATCTCAATATTATGGAAAATGTATGCTACCGTCGTGACGTAATGGCCGCATTAAGAATGGTTCGTGAAGGGCTGTTCGGGGAAATTCTTCATTGCCGTTGCGGTTATGAGCATGATTTACGGGAAGTTAAATTTAATGACGGGCAGCATTATAACTATGTTCCTGGAAGCGGTGACTTACGGATGGGACCTACGGCTTTTGCCGAAGCACAATGGAGAACTAACCATTCTGTAAGACGTAATGGAGATATTTATCCTACTCATGGCGCGGGCCCGGTTGCACATTGTGTCAACATTAACCGGGGAAACCGGTTCATTTCTCTTACTTCTATGGCTACCCAAACACGGGGCCTTCACAAATTTATTGTGGATAATGGCGGGGAAAATCATCCGTTGGCAAAAGTCCGTTTCAATTTAGGAGATATTGTTACTACTCAGATTAAATGCGCTAACGGCGAAACGATTCTTGTTACGCATGATACGAATTCTCCGCGTCCGTATTCGTTAGGTTTCCGTGTGCAAGGAACAGAGGGTTTGTGGATGAATGATGGAGACAATGTATATATCCAAGGCAAATCGAAACCTCATCGTTGGGATAATTCGGAGGAATGGTTCAAAAAATATGATCATAAATTATGGAGCTCATTAGAAGCTCGTGCAGCCGAAGCAGGACATGGAGGTATGGATTTTATTATGATGTACGATTTAATCGATTGTATTCGTAATAAGAAACCGGCTCCGATGGATTGTTATGATGCTGCTGCTTGGAGTGCTATTTCTCCTTTGTCGGAAATGTCTATTGCCAGGGGGGGGGCATTAGTTGATTTCCCTGACTTTACAAGAGGACAATGGATTCACCGTCAAGATGCATTTGCTCTTTAA